GCAGAGCTAATCGACAGGTGCATAGGATCGAAGATAAGGGTGATAATGAAAGGAGATAAGGAGCTCGTTGGTGTTCTCAAAGGCTTCGACGTTTACGTCAACATGGTCCTTGAGGATGTCACCGAGTAGTAAGTCTCTTTAGTCTCTCTTTTAGGGTTTCAACTGTTCTAAGTTGATTGCATCGAACTGAGTCTAAAAAGCATTATACTTTATTAGTTTCCATTAAAAGTTCATTGCTTTGCTGAAGATTGACATGAAAGATCGGATCTTTTTGCTTTAGACTGGAACATTTGTATGTGTTTTAGGGTTTCTTTAGTGCTATGTTCTTCAGTAGTTGATTGCAAATAGATCAGTGTCGAGTTTCGTTACTGACGTTGAACTGATTCATAAGCATTCTAGTTTATTAGTTTCCGTTAAAAAGTTTATTGCTTTGCTGAGGAATAACATTTTAAGAGGACTTGAAGAGATCAGGTCTTTTTTGCTTTAGACTGGAACATTTGGATTAGACCTTTCTGCTTTGTAGATTCGTGGTGTTACCATTTTCTTGACTAACTAGCGTGTGTCTCTAACTAAGCATGTCATTCCATTCTGTGCAGTGAGATTACAGCAGAGGGAAGTCGGGTCACAAAGCTTGATCAGATTCTGCTCAACGGCAACAACATCGCCATTGTAAGattgcaacatattatatatgtgaATTTTGTTACTCGTTTATGCTTTAACAATTGTATGTAACTTCGATGACATTAAACCAGTCAGATGCTAAGAAACTTGTATTGAAAACATTGTGTTGCAGTTGGTGCCTGGTGGAGCTCCAGAAGATGCAGAATAAGATATGGGAGGAGGATTGATTAGTATGTTAAAAGACTTGTTGTGAGGAAAGATGTTACTTTGGGTTTTTGAGTTTAACTCTTTGTTCACCCACAAGTACTAGTTGATACATTTTAAATTCAGAATTACAAATTGTTCATTGCAACGTGAAATAGCTTAAGCTTCACACTTTTTTATTTGACTTTATGCCTTCATTGCTTCTCCGTATTCAACTTTGTTCTAATGACCAATCCCATTAGCCTCCACACAGGCATTTGATAAGTCATCAACAGAGTCTCCTCTCTCAAAAACTGCCGCAGCTCCCATACCAGTACCTGTTGCATTCACAATGTACCAtcattatacattaatataatgTAAACATTGAGCCAGTTTCAGTCTTAGAAAACTCTAATATGTGTTACCTATGCACATTGAAATAACTCCAAAGCGGCAGTCTTTCCCTCTCCGTTTCATCTCATGCAGCAATGTTGCAACACATCGAGCTCCTAAACATAGAGATGGACTCTATTAGCTTTGTACTACTCATACTTCATGTTACATAGTAAGAGAAGCTTTGTGGGAGTAGTAGTGGTAGTAACCTGTAGCACCCAGAGGATGGCCAATAGCAATGGCTCCTCCATTAACATTGACCTTTTCCACATCCAGCTCTAGCTTCTTGCAACAGTACACATACTGAGATGCAAATGCCTGTTTTAACGGTTTATCAATAGCTATTCAGAGTAAGTATGATTAGTCTGAAACAGAAAAGACAATGTGAAACATTCTTTTACTACCTCATTGATCTCAAATAGATCAATGTCGCTAACTTTGAGTCCTGCTAGGTTTGCTGCAGCAGGAATGGCATAAGCTGGACCAATACCCATTACAGCCGGATCCACACCAGTAACAGCAAAGCTCCTGCATTGTTTTTGACATCATGTTTCTTGAACCGTCAAAAATGTTGACAAGTTTGTGTATAGTCATTCACCTGAATACTCCAAGAATGGGAAGTCCCTTCTTCATCGCCAAGCTCCTCTTCATTAGCAGTACGGCTCCAGCACCATCACTAATCTGACTAGCATTACCTAGTCaatacacacacaaacacaaacataTTAAATGCTTCAATCTATTATCAGACTTAATGTCAATAAAAGGTGGAATGTTCTTTCTCACCTGCTGTGGTTGAACCATCAGGTTTAAAGACTGTCTTCAGCTTTGCCAAATCAGCCATGTTTGAGTTTGGACGTACACCATCATCAACAGAAACAACAATTGGCTTCTCTGCTTTTGTCACGGGGTCAACAATCTGTCTCAAGAACAATCGTTCATTAGAGACATCTCTAACCAAAAAAGGAGGTTTGGAGATTCTTGTTTCTGACCTTAGTAACAACAGGAACTATCTCATCCTTGAGTTTACCAGAAGCGTTTGCAGCAGCTGCACGCTTGTGAGACTCCACCTGTTTTTGTTTACTAAATCAGTATGAGAATATGAGAGACAAGAGTGAGTAGAAAGAGAACAAAAATAGCTAACCGCAGCCATGTCCTGCTCTTGTCTTGTGACACCGTATCTTTCTGCAACGTTTTCAGAAGTGATACCCATTGGAAGCAAGCAGTCACGAGCTCCAGGAAACTCTTGTGCCTGTTCCCATCACAAAACTCTCCTTGTTGATTGTTAGGTGACTTTTATAATACAATTCATTGAGATAATGTACCCTCGGGTTTGTGGTGTGAAAGCCGCCTCCAGCAGTATGATCAACTGACATTGACTCCACTCCAGCACCAATACCTGTGCAGTTAACAACATAGACAAAGCTGTGAGAGAGAGACAACCTAGCCTAGACTACAAAAAGGTAAGTCTTGTTAGTACCAATGTCGTAATATCCAGCTCTGATGGAAGCAGCAACATCAGCAACTGCTTGTAGTCCTGAGGAGCATTGTCTGTTGACAGTTCTAATTGGCACGGAGTCTATCTCGTGAAAGAAAGAGTGAAATACAGGTTTAGTTagctcatcaaaaacaaatgtttattgctgtaagaaagaaagaatcagTTTTTTTAAGTTTACCAGGAAAGCCAGCAAAGTAAGCAGCTACTCTACACTCCATGGCTCTCTGAGAACCAGGAGCTATAACGGTACCAACAACTATATCCCCAACTTCACTTGGATCCAAAGATGTCCTTTCCACCACAGCCtaatgaaagaaacaaaagcaTAAAGACAAGATACTAACTTCAGTGTACAAACAAGGTTTTTACCTTGAGAACAGAAGCAAGAAGATCATCTGGGAGAGTGTCTTTAAACCCTCCGCGTTTAGCTTTGCAGATGGCAGTGCGATATGCCCTGAAAAGAGATCAAGGAAGAATCAAGAATGTTGTTGAAGTAACTTCAAAAGGGTGTGTGGGGGTGTGTTAGTTGACTTACGCAACGATCACAACGTCGTCTCCAAAAGCAGCCATTGGGGAAAGCTCAGCAGCACAGTTCACAGCCTAATAAACATGTTTCTTTCAGCAACAGcttcaaaatctagtaaaatgTGAACGCAATCAAGCACTAATCAAGGAAGCTCGAAGATCCACTGAAACTAAACTTACGGAGAGAAGAGTAGGTTTATTATCATTAATAcgaggaagagaagaaggaggTAGTGGATTGAGATGACGAAGCAAAATCTTCTGTCTTTCAGTGGCTTTCTCCATCTCACTCTCTCACTGTGAAGCTAACAACTTATGTTTGTAGCTGAATTcaagaaaaaggagaaaactttcTGGGAAAATTCAACTGGGTTCTGTTTTGTTTGAAACAGAGAAGACTTCTCCGAGTATACGAAAGCTTTCACTGATCTGATTGGCTCGGTGTCATTTGCCAACCTTTTTTGTCTTGTCGTTTGGTACAAAAGAAAGTTAACGGCGTTACAGTTAGGTCcgtctcttttttttcttcatgttTTTCTCCCCCGCAGAAACTTTCGCCGTTACGAGTGAGACGGGCATCACAGACACGTACCAAACCAGCCACGTAGGAGAATAAAAACTACAGGCCGTTTTGAATAGAAAGAAGGGAACGacatcatgtttttttttactagaTTGATTGACCAAGGTAGGAGTTATGGTTTGTttgggaagaaaaaaaaaacttacaaagaaTATAAAATGGACTGACTCCAAAAAATAGCTTTACGAATAGAATATTACCATCTCAAAACATGCCTCAGTTTTGGGATACAAACAGAACTTAGTCATGGAGCTTCCCATGATAGTGTGCAAAGATTGCATGATTCAAGAATTGTAATAacataagagagagagagtgagattttataatttgtaatcGCATTTTCTAATACCTAAGCAGTTCATTTCTATTCAAATGATATTTTTacattcttagcaaaaaaaaattaaaaacaataagaGAGAGCTTGAGAAAATTACCGGACGTGATGAGTGAGCTTAGTAAAAGACCCTTCTACTTTAACTAAGAGTTACAAAAGataggtatatatatatgtagacaATGTTGAACAAATATGCAGATGTTGAGAGAATAGAAGATGGTAGCTAGTAGTAGTAGCTACCACACCAAAtgttcaaaattaaatttaaccaacaaaacaaaagagagacaGAAAAAGAAGTAACGTGGCTTTGGCGTTTAACACTTACTCACATACTCTTTTGTTCCTCCACCACTCTTCTTACCTAACCTCCTCTTAAATGTCTTTTCTTCATCGTCTCACGCTACCTAcccttctctttctttcttgctTCTAACGGTATTGTTActtaactttatttttgttatatctaTTACAAAGAAAAGTTTCATAAAAGGTACAAGATTTCTACAAGTGTAACTTCAAGGATTTGTCGCACTTGGACCTTGTTTTAGATTCATTGTTATTGACAAATGTTCTAATTCTAAAATGGGGGacagataatatatatacaagggCAAAGCTAAATGGGCCGAGATAAATCCATAAACATAAAGCCCGGTAGCTTACTACATTTTGTTGGGTGAATGAGAAGTTGCCAACTAGGTGTGGAGACAAGTTGCAAGGAGAAGTGGGCGGTGCTATCAGTCAGTCAGGCAGGCAGGACCCATTATCACAGTTTACCCATTTGCTTATCAAGTTATGGAGCATCCTTCCTTTTTCATACACATATTTGGCATCAGGATTCTAGACTTCTAGTCCTTGTTTAATAGATTAATGTCCTTGATGTATCTCAGTGACACTTGTTCAAAggatataattttatgatcCTTATATATGTTCCAAATTAAAAGACAAATGAAGGAGTCTTAAGTTCATTAAAGACAATGCCAACATTGACATAAGAGGAACTTTCTTATTATGCCAAGCAAGAGCTCAATTTAAAGAAGAAGTAAAGCAAACAAAACTGCCAATCTCAACACAGAAAAAAGAAGTTCCATTTCCCAGTTCAGAAGTCTCTTTCTTTCTCACCAATCATTCTTCTTCTTAACAACATGCACCACTGTTTACGCATTCTCTTTTCTCTCTGACTCTCTTATCTTCTCTGTTCCCAAAGCCCATATGGGTAAAAGAACCTGCTCCCAAAGTTGGTTCTCTGCAACAGAACAGAACACTTAATAGTAACAGCACTAATGAATCCACTCAGTTTCATATTCTTCATATATTCCAACTCTCTTCAAACACCATCTTAATTAACTTGACTTCTCTTCTTCTACATTGCCCTTATAAACTCACCTTCTCAAGCACATAGCAgacacattctctctctctctctctctctttctctcttagtCGTTAGCTCAAGgtatataaatagtcatatcCTTCTCATTATGATTTGGCTGTCCATGTTGTTTTAGCACTCTCTGGAAGTTGATCTTATGTTTAGTATCCTTTTTGGTGTGTATAGATAAAAATGGAAGATGATCAGCATCACCATCAAgtagaagaggaggaagaagaacagAACAAGAGAGACGAAGACATATCTTCCAGAGTTTTCCCCTGCCTCTTCTGTTCTAGAAAGTTCCAGAGTTCACAAGCCCTAGGAGGGCACCAGAACGCCCACAAGAAGGAGCGAACAGCTGCGAGAAGAGCCAAAAGGGCTAATGatttcatcaacaacaatgacTTTCTTCACACGCTACCTCTattcttttcttctccttctccacaTCACTTGACCATCTTAAGCTACCCATCTTCTACCTCCTTTGGCTGCTTTTCAGCTGCTCATTCTGACCACCCAATCTTCAGATCCAACGGTGATCATGTCGCGTTGGATACATCCCACCGAAGTAGAGATGGtgttagattcgggttaattatgggcttccaacttaaaaccaattggcaattagtggattgaccctaaccctttatatattacttgatGTCCCTTAGAATTCCCGATGTGGGATGTAATATCCCTAATACCcctcctcgagatgatggctcttatCGGCCAGAAATCTCGGAACTTTAAGACAGTTATACTCGGTCGAGCGAGTTAATTACGACCTATAAATCCGGTCGGGAAGGGTTAACTACGACCTATAAACCCGGTCGGGTAGGGTTAATATTAATTAGGGGTTCAGGGTATTTTGGGATctgggctctgataccatgttagattcgggttaattatgggcttccaacttaaaaccaactAGATTTttacccgcacgcccgtgcgggtatatattttaaaaatatattgctatttattttttatgtcaatatcaaagctggataaaaaattaaaatctgaagaaccgaaccgatcacgatccgaaagagtaataccaaacccgaatcaaagttgattaaatatccaaattattccaaattttgatatttagacaaccgaaaccataaccaattcaaattggatatcaaaatgtatctaaaaagatttatatacttatatattaattatttttatttttaatgtatataaaaaattcagaatatatatgatacttttaggttggtttaaatacttgatatatatatatatatatatttatatataaatatatatataaatagtcaaatacaaatatctaacatagtggaagtacactcaaaacaccaaaaatatttaaaataattattgatttttgatccaaaatttaaaccaaaccaatttatatgttaagtttaggtattctcacatatgttattcagatttatatacaatatattattttatttatagattttaagaaattttaattatataatgaattttaaaaaagtaatttaaatgggttatccgaacctgaactaaacccgcaaagatccgaatataatttgaactggaatttagaaatatttgtatggagctgaaatttttgaccattgaaacccaaaactcaaagagatccgaaacgaacccgaatggatacctgaacgcccagcctagtcataattcgatttgaaatttagaaatatatgaatgagactgaaatctttgatcccggaaacccgaaacccaaacataACTGAAACTaaccggaatggatacctgaacacccagccctagtcactattatgtattatatatatatatgtcatcatgtaactaattgtattggtccatcatataaatagtcatataattaatagtattttatatgtaccatcttataaataatcacatatattatattcttaaattttaatgtgaaatataaaaccataatttaagttggtatatgaaattaatctttttgttgtatttttcttatatatattgaaaatattttttaataagggttattggaaaatattttagtaaagataaatttttgaatatatgcatattttagattaatttttgatataaatcaattttaaattattattttgattttaaatatgtatatataccattaaattttattttatgattattttagaaaaaacaatgtttttaggtaattagattagtccattttgtatatttttaaactgatataatggatttccaatttttttaataacataagcaattacttttttcttcttgacatacttttatccatgttttaaatttttaattttttgcattagttttttatgaattattattaattttatgatatatttttttgaaaattgaactcttgaaatttttatatttgactaagcTAAATAAGACAATAATattgtgttttaaaaattgttttatataatatactatttatatttcagtttgtgtttttattttcaccataaagaattgtaaataaaaagaattgtaaatatagtgaaagaattgtaaataaaagaaaatatagtaagaatgttgtttaatttattgtaaaacaGTGGATAAATGTTTaactaaaaagaatattaaatatgttattcatgttgcTAAACAATtcttatttgttattaatttattggaaatacaatgactaaatgtgtaaataaaaaaaaatacatatctctactatccatgtttccaaacatatttcattaattcctttatccttgtttccaaacacatATCTCATTAATTCTcatatccttgtttccaaacactttcaatgggtacttcaactttaataagatagattggcaattagtggattgaccctaaccctttatatattacttgatGTCCCTTAGAATTCCCGATGTGGGATGTAATATCCCTAATAGATGGCACAGGAGAGTATTTTGGTCAACAACTTGTTCAAGTTTTGGATCATAACTGTAACGTGGTGACTAGTGAGAACGGTAAAGATCAGTGTCTTGATCTATCCCTCCATTTGTAATGTAAGGGTGTTAGATCAGTGGGAAAATATATCGTCTGTGCCCACATTTCACAGAGTACATTGATGTTCACACACTTGACACACTTCTAGTCGCATATATGTTTCTTACTCTGCATGAGATTCGCCCTAACGTGGATGTATATGATTATAATGCCCACATGGAGAAGCTGATCATCATTGAATAGAAGATAATAGTTTTCATGTGGACACCGGAAAATGTAAGACCATGTAAGACCTATAACTTGATGACTTTAGctgttaattattattatcaagTAATTTACTAttgaatgaagaaaaagaatcaGAAAATGTTAATGAAAACATTCGCACATGACATAATCCGTGGTTGTCCGaagtcaatatttttttttgtaatagcATTGAACATTAATACTATTGTCTTTGTTGGTTAATGTTGGTCAGTCTGGAAGCCTAATCACTGTCCATTGTCCAACATGTGGAAATTAATGAATCAACTTTGTGTGAGCGTAAATTTGAACTTGtttagatagatatatatatatacatatatattctatagtttttttaaaaacattttctgtaaattattaatgatatgatatttaaccatataaaaataaaacaatagatAGTACCTGCCGCTAACTATAATCAAACTACTAATCCCTCTGTTCCAAAGaattcatattttagaaaaaatatttcaacttttttaaaaaattcaatacaTTACTTAATAGTAAATTGTAAACttgaaaaaaattgtgtttattgAAATTAAATTGGTTAAAATTATAGGAAATAGTCATTAATAATCAGTATTTAATAGGTGTGAAAATTCTATAACTTGCATTTTTTGAAACAAGGgtatatttgttttgtgtttaaaaaCTAAAAGCTACTGCTTGACTTGGTTCAAATTAAAGAAAATCTACAATGACcccaaaacatatatatgttaatgttCTAAGTTACGCTAAACTTCTTAAGGATCGTTAGCAAAAAAAACTTGTCAGAGATTGTGATCATCTATATATTATCATGCATTTCATTGGTTTCTGAtcgttataaaaaaatataattggttACTGACAGTATTCAATCATAGTGATCATATACAGCTTTCTTACGATTTTTATTATACATCGAGTGGTGGAAGAGATCTGAAATCATCAAAACTGTGCTGTAACTATTTAGATCCAAATCTGTTGCCTCTCGATATGTACTTGGTATCGTACATGTTAACAGCCCATCCAAATTTCTTTCacgaaaatgaaataaaaaccaaaaataaaagtattttgtataaaatgttagataaaacttttgaaataaatcttctacataaaattttaacattaaatatatatatgtgtgttatTTAAACAGAAAATGACATACAACCATACAGGGAAAATAAATCactcttaatttttataatacttACATTATAAATACGAACATCCACATCACATTTTGACGAAACATGATATAACCTTTTCAGGCATCCAAATTGTTTGCGTGGACCTTAATGGATATAGGACTTCGCATAATAATATACCATACCTTTTACATACCATTGTGCAATTTATTTAGAATAGCAAATGTAGAAGTCCGTTTGGTCCAATAGTGAATTAGATGTTTTCAGTGCTTCTTCTACGTCAGTTCAGTTATGAAGTTTGACTAATAGAAGAAACCATTTTTAGCATATTAATGGTCGAAAGTTTTCTGAAGATCTTTAACGTGGTgctaggcctgggcgttcggtgGACCGTTCGGTATCGGTTCGGGTGATTCggattttcggattttcggaaTTATGCTTAGAAGTACCATTCGGTATTTACTAattatcggatcggattcggttcggtttcttccgggttcggttcggatcggatgtAACCAATGTTTAAAAtcgttcaaaaatatattttttaaacctcaaaaaataacaaattttttgtttcaaaatatataattgtttataaatctaattaaatattagttaaactaactaaattagctaaaaataattcaaaataacaaataaaacaaactacaaaaattttgaatagtcaaaaatatctaaatcactataaaatatatcaaatattaacatatttaactaatttcggATATTTTTGGATCCTAGTTCGgatttcggatcggttcgggttATAACCAAACACCAAAGTGCTAAGCTCATAAgtcccgttcggatattttatataacagttcggattcggtttcggtttttccGGTTCGGATTTAGGTAAGTACTTCGGGTTTGAGGTAAAAACATCCAGGCCTACGTGGTGCAAATATAGTCATTCACCATAATTTCGCGAACTAAAGACAAAAATACTTCTTGTGGAtataatacttgtaaaactgTTTATCGTAGATATTTTGGGTGCAAATAAGTAATATATTATAGAATTGATTATAAAGTTGTTTATCCTATTTTCAATTGATAAAATTCTTTGTCGACAATCAgtataataaaatgtatataatatacagtaacaaaatatatattattttatataattgtgacatattagtatattattttAGCTGCTGAATATAACTTTTCCTTTAATTTGtttaactttttctttcttGGCATCAATAAACAGTGGCCGAATTTAACGTGGTCTTAAAGAAAACagtagaaaatatatacaaacattGATGATTGGGTCTTCAAGGTTATACACGCAACATTGATTGGCTAGTTTATGTAATCTGCCACATTGAGCTAATCACCGGCGTGTTTTCCGGACATTCGCCGCCGACGAACagatatatacatttattatatGTTAAACAATGACGTGGACACCATTTAAGAGTAGAACGTGTAGGAATGACCAGCCGCTCGGCACGTGATCCACCTGGTACCGCACGTGATAGAGAGAGATGCCCAGTGAGAAAATTTAAAGTAGCAGTTGGAGATGAAAGATGCAAAGTACTTGAAAAAACGAGATTTGTTTTGTTCAGTAAAAATTTGGATAAGATTAggcattaaacaaaaaaaataaaagtggtGCATCCGTAATTATAGatcaaattttagaaattctgattttaaaaacattttaataaacaatTATTACCACAGATTCAGGatacaatacatatatattctaaataattaggttgttTGTCAgctttttgttaatattaaatttgtttcCCAGCATCTGAATTCTAATTGCAGAGTTTTGAACCCATCATCTAATGTTGTGAACTAGTATAAGTTTTTAGTTTTCTGACAATAGAACTACACATTTTTGTTAATTCTGAAATGTATGATATGTGAAGCATATATTGTTTTCTTATCAAGTACACAatatggaaaataaaataattgcaTAAATAGTATTTATTCTCATTAGAATTGCAGCTtttattgaaagaaaaaaaacgagtTTGTACAACATATcttcttgtttgtttgtctcTTGTCGCATCACCTATATTTTCAACCTTGGGCGTTATAAATGTGAAACAATAACTCTTCCACTATGGTGAAAATTTTATGTCAAATCCACTTT
This Raphanus sativus cultivar WK10039 unplaced genomic scaffold, ASM80110v3 Scaffold0407, whole genome shotgun sequence DNA region includes the following protein-coding sequences:
- the LOC108812691 gene encoding sm-like protein LSM5, with the translated sequence MASNNPSQLLPSELIDRCIGSKIRVIMKGDKELVGVLKGFDVYVNMVLEDVTEYEITAEGSRVTKLDQILLNGNNIAILVPGGAPEDAE
- the LOC108812689 gene encoding 3-ketoacyl-CoA thiolase 5, peroxisomal isoform X2; its protein translation is MQSLHTIMGSSMTKFCLYPKTEACFEMAVNCAAELSPMAAFGDDVVIVAAYRTAICKAKRGGFKDTLPDDLLASVLKAVVERTSLDPSEVGDIVVGTVIAPGSQRAMECRVAAYFAGFPDSVPIRTVNRQCSSGLQAVADVAASIRAGYYDIGIGAGVESMSVDHTAGGGFHTTNPRAQEFPGARDCLLPMGITSENVAERYGVTRQEQDMAAVESHKRAAAANASGKLKDEIVPVVTKIVDPVTKAEKPIVVSVDDGVRPNSNMADLAKLKTVFKPDGSTTAGNASQISDGAGAVLLMKRSLAMKKGLPILGVFRSFAVTGVDPAVMGIGPAYAIPAAANLAGLKVSDIDLFEINEAFASQYVYCCKKLELDVEKVNVNGGAIAIGHPLGATGARCVATLLHEMKRRGKDCRFGVISMCIGTGMGAAAVFERGDSVDDLSNACVEANGIGH
- the LOC108812689 gene encoding 3-ketoacyl-CoA thiolase 5, peroxisomal isoform X3, which translates into the protein MAAFGDDVVIVAAYRTAICKAKRGGFKDTLPDDLLASVLKAVVERTSLDPSEVGDIVVGTVIAPGSQRAMECRVAAYFAGFPDSVPIRTVNRQCSSGLQAVADVAASIRAGYYDIGIGAGVESMSVDHTAGGGFHTTNPRAQEFPGARDCLLPMGITSENVAERYGVTRQEQDMAAVESHKRAAAANASGKLKDEIVPVVTKIVDPVTKAEKPIVVSVDDGVRPNSNMADLAKLKTVFKPDGSTTAGNASQISDGAGAVLLMKRSLAMKKGLPILGVFRSFAVTGVDPAVMGIGPAYAIPAAANLAGLKVSDIDLFEINEAFASQYVYCCKKLELDVEKVNVNGGAIAIGHPLGATGARCVATLLHEMKRRGKDCRFGVISMCIGTGMGAAAVFERGDSVDDLSNACVEANGIGH
- the LOC108812689 gene encoding 3-ketoacyl-CoA thiolase 5, peroxisomal isoform X1, with protein sequence MEKATERQKILLRHLNPLPPSSLPRINDNKPTLLSAVNCAAELSPMAAFGDDVVIVAAYRTAICKAKRGGFKDTLPDDLLASVLKAVVERTSLDPSEVGDIVVGTVIAPGSQRAMECRVAAYFAGFPDSVPIRTVNRQCSSGLQAVADVAASIRAGYYDIGIGAGVESMSVDHTAGGGFHTTNPRAQEFPGARDCLLPMGITSENVAERYGVTRQEQDMAAVESHKRAAAANASGKLKDEIVPVVTKIVDPVTKAEKPIVVSVDDGVRPNSNMADLAKLKTVFKPDGSTTAGNASQISDGAGAVLLMKRSLAMKKGLPILGVFRSFAVTGVDPAVMGIGPAYAIPAAANLAGLKVSDIDLFEINEAFASQYVYCCKKLELDVEKVNVNGGAIAIGHPLGATGARCVATLLHEMKRRGKDCRFGVISMCIGTGMGAAAVFERGDSVDDLSNACVEANGIGH